DNA sequence from the Eulemur rufifrons isolate Redbay chromosome 6, OSU_ERuf_1, whole genome shotgun sequence genome:
ttttcataaaaatgtcatttttgctGACCTGTGTGTCACACATCGGTTCCATACACACACCACTTCAGGGCAGGCAACAACAAGGACAGGATTCATCAATGATTTGGCTCTAACTACAACTCACCCGTGGGGGGTCCGACTGCAGGGCAGCCAGGTAATTCTCCAGAGCCATCCGACGGCGGTCATTCAGCATGGCTTCCACTCGGGCCAGGTGGGTTTCTACCAGCTGCTGCTTCTCACTGGCTGCTTCCTTCTCTAAAGCTTTAACCATAGCTTGGAAGTGCTAAACCAGGACAGGAAGAACAAGATATTTTGTGGCACGTGGTGGGAGTATCAACAAGCAACCTCACAGCCTTACGCTTCTCCTTGTCCAGTGCCCACGCGAGACAGTAACAGGTCCAGAGAGTGAAGCAAAGCTAAGATCAAAGCATACTGTATTTGATTTCTATCAGGACAATTACATCCTTATCTAAAGAGAGCAAGTTAAATCTCAGTGTTAGAGGGACTCCTTAAGTTTTCTATAACTGAAATCGCCAGTGCTGCAAGTCCGAGGCCTGGTTTCCCAACGTGCACCACACTGTAGCAACATTCCGACCTCCATACCCTGAAACCACTGACCAACAGGAGATATATTTTTGAAACGTAACCCAGCAAGGTGGTAGGTTATGCAGAATCATTTTTGTTTAAGTCACAAAAGCCAAGTTATCTATGAGGTATCTGGCTAGGTTTACAGGTACAGTTTAAGGGTGCTAAACTAAATTTCCTTGGACAAGATGCATTGGTTTATGTAGGAATCAAAACTTAAATTTCTAGGAGatcaataaaaaagcaaatgtctTCCAATAAAGTGTTAACATCAGGTGAGAGGTTTCAGCTAgacataaaatgatttaaaatgtcatCCGTTTTATACAACCAAATCAGCCCTGTAAATTGCTATTCCCATACCTCACCACACTCTCTTCTATGGAAGGGGAATGCAGTTTTCTGCTGTGATCTTAAGCTTATATTCTTACAAAGTTAGAGATGAACTATATCAGagatctttattttctgtcttttgcctTTCAAttagtctggaaaaaaaaaagaattcagtacTGCTGAAAAACAAGTCACACCCTAAGAACGAAGATGACAGGACTTTTGCCAGGAAAGCAGAACTAACAAACATCAGTTGAGCTAAAGTTACTTCCTGGCATGAATTAGATGTACTCTGGTGGAGGGTTTGGTTTCCTTCTACCACAGGTGAGCAACACCAGaggtgaaaaaggaaaatatgctaGCTACAACTTCCTTGTAACTAAGCCCTCACCTGAAAAGAGGTgtcaaattctattaatattaataatttcctggGAGATTGGCTCTGACCATTTTCAAATGGTCAGGCTGAAAGCTTTGTCCCTGGAGAAGGCATCTTACCTGAATAAGAGTTTGCCTCTCTGCTTTGGGGAGATTCTTAGCTTGAAGCTCTGCCTCTTCCCATTCCTTCTTTACCTAGAACAGAGGTCATAAACACTGCCATCAGAGAATAATCCTCTGAAACAACTCCcccattttctaaaaatattgccAGGTACTAAATCTAATGTAGGAAACTGTGCAAAAGGAAACTGCATCATCTGATCCCTTAGGAGCTTGGGGCTGTTACTGCCTCAGAAGGTTCTAGGCCTCAACTATCCCCAAACGGAGCCTCAATTCCATGATCTCTTTGTTGCATAACCTTAagcaagttattttaaagtctttgtgcCTTAGTCCCTTCACCAAAAAATTGAGGTTAATACCTACTTTTCAGAACTGCTgagggtaaaataaaataatgagcatttcccaaagtgtaaACCCAGCATGAGATATGTGTGGGATTTTGGGTGGAGCTTAGGCCTAGCAAGAAATtcccttttcaattttctttcaattctgagtaagaaaagaataaacttgCACTTTGGTGCTCTTGCTGCACTAACTCTTATAACccttttaaggaaaagaaacgCCCTGAGACTCAGAACCTTCAGCAGGCAGCAGTATCTGGCTGTAAGATATCGATGCATGCCTGTTTTCACTTAATTTATTTGCACAGTTACGTTGTTCTCATGGCAAATGGCACTGGTTTTCTATTTATGACAGTGAtacaaagtttttctttaaaataaaaaaattttaaagcaagatgatggcaaagagaaataaattgtaGATAATAGTTACACTCAGCAGAGTGGGACACGCCAAGCACTCAGAGGTAATTACACTATGATATAGATAGGGGTGGGGAAGAAGAACTAGTCTACCCAGAGGGTGGCTTCACTCATACTCTCGCACCTCTCTTGTCCTTAAACGTTAGCATGACATTCTAGGGAGATGGTGTCACTGTTTTTCAACTATGAAAACCATGCTACCCAAAGCCAAACATCACGAAGACAAGGGAAGTGCTGAGGTTTTACCCTGTCCATTCGGTTGCGGTGCCGAATTTCCAGCTGCTCCTTAGCCTTCTGGAAGCGAGCATGTTCATTATCATCTGCAGAGGTCTCGAAATACACATCGACATCATTGGTTGGCAGAGGAGTTGGgggaactgaaataaaattacagaGGGTATTCTCTTTGAGGTCGGGAGCATTGTTAAAACTGCACTGTACTctaggaagaaaacagaagctcagGACCTGCAGATGGACTCAATTTGTCTTGCAGCATGCTAAAAGTGCAGGGCATTGCCATCTGCCAAGACTTCACTTTGTTAGATTACAGTGGGCAATCTTCCTTGCATAGTATCCATCAACCACGTCAGTGCATGCTTACAGCAATTCACTGGtagcttcccccaccccacctgtaTCTTCTGCACCAATGAGGCATCTACCTAGGGGACCTCAGGgcagaaagagaaatgatttcTTCGAAACCTTCCCTTCAGTGCTTGAAACCGGAAAACCTAAAAAACAGCTACTTTAATTGCTTATCACCGATAGCATCTTGACAGCTGGAATCAGACCCTACAGAGGCATTTCCACAAAATTCTCTGTTTTTAAACAAACTTATTACTCAGGTCCTTTCCTCTCATCTGGCTATCTTTAGGTCCTAACTTATATTGGCAAACAGGTTCAACTGAACGTTCTTAGCATACAGGCTGGGTGGAGATAGTCCAAAACACACTAGCTATAATTCTGAGTTTTCAGTATCATGGAAACACTCTTATCCCCTCCTCCAATAACAGGGCTAACAGGAGTAAAATTAAGTTGCTCTATCTGACAAGGACACCTTCCCACCATGTGAAGATACCCTGGGCTTTTTGATCCATGACACTGATCAATCAGCCTTCCCAGGCATTCCCCCAGAGCGCAGGCCCCTGGAACAGACCCCCTCGCTGCTGGTCAGGCAAAGCTCTTCCTGGCCCAGGCAACTCTCTCCGCACAATGGAGCTTAGCCTGGTGAGGGAAAGGCCTGAGATGACAAGTTCACTCAGTCCACCTTTCAAGACATACCTATAGAAATGCTTATTATTAGCCCAATTCACACAAGATTTCCTAAGCTGGGGAAAAATGGCGTGAATTTGCTTAATATATCATGATATAATTTTAGAGCTAAGTAGAGAATAAATGCCAAGGTCCAatagctttttaatttagaaataaattcaccTATTTCCAGAACTGtaccattttaatatattaaaacactGTATAATTGATGAATATAGCTACAAATTAGCCAGCCACTCCTACGTTTTTCTGTCAGaagtatcttttatttaaaataaacctaAAAACTACCAACTAAACTCTTGTGAAGAATATATgagttctttgtttgttttttgagatagggtcttgctctactgcagggctagaatgcagtggtgtcatcgcagctcattgcaacctcaaactcctgggctcaagtgatcctcctacctaagtctcccaagtagctgagactataggcacacaaTACCACGTCTGgctaagtttttttaattttttgtagagacggggtctcgctattgctcaggctggtttcaaactcctgggctctaggtatcctcctgcctcagcctcccaaagtgctaggattacaggtgtgagccactgtatctGGCCAAGAATATATGAGTTCTATGTAAGTTTAAAAAGAATCTCAATGTCTAACTTTCAGATTAACTCAATTAGAATGTATAGCTTAGCAAATGACATTCCCCAAGATACTCAGAAGTTCAGTGAAGGCGAATTTCAAGCACTGAAGTCCATCGTGCCGATCTGCATATCACCATCAGCAATACACTCACCTGCAGTGTAAAGGCTTGTGTGTTGGAGACAGAGCCTTTGGTTCCTATAACTGGGCTAGATAAAGATACAAAAGATACAAGCTGCCTCCATGTTTCCTGGGACCAGAGGGGAGAGGGACAGCAGGCCTACAGGCATGGTACTAAAGACACAAAGGGCTCAGACCAGAACCACACACCCACTGTCCCTGCAGAGCAGCCAGCTCACGAAGCCAGCATACCCACCAGCCTCAGCCCCTTCAAAGAGGGACAGGAACATTATCACAGGAAGGAAACTTGACGCTTTTAGATCTTCGAGGCCCTGCAGGCAGAGGCCCCACAAGTACACAAACACACTGCTTCTCCCAGGCAAACCTTACCTAAGCCCAGGAAAGGGCAGCTTTACAGACCTGCATTCCACTGTGTCTTACAACACTATCTAGCCTTCAGGAAGAGATTGCCACCTCCTTGTTCAGTGAGATTTTTAAAGGTGCTCAATTCCTCAAGCTTCAACCCCAAACAGTGTTTTCTTGACCCTTACTTTGAGTAGTTTTACAAAGTAGTCAATATCacaatttctatttctaaatctTTGCTGAATAAACCAAGTTTCTTTGATAGCATTCCCTAAGGACTCCTTTTATTTCACCCTTTCCACTGTATCAAGGAAGAACTGCTTTCTCGTTGTGCAGCAGCTGCAGTGGAAGCACTGAGagtgtatcattttatattaagatttaaaaaatctattgactcgaggaagaaagaacaaacatGAATGAAAAACTATCAGAAGCTACAGCCAAAAACCTTTAGAGCAAATACCAGGAACAGACAGCAACTTATTATTCTGATGAATTCAAGTGTAGGAACCAAGGGAAACTACCTGGCCTGGTCAGCATGGGTCAGTGCTGCAAGGTAAGAGAGGGTCTTACATAGAAAAAGGAGGAACCACGGAGAAAAGGAAAACTCTTTTCCTGCCTATGCCTTGCATAAACCCAACCCCACTGGGTTTCAGATCAAAGAACACACAAGCTGAGGTTTTCTCACTTTCTGAAGTGCTCCATGACCCAGTGTTGCCAAAATACTGGAGAAACAAGTCACTATCACTTGGCTGCCGAGCTCTCTCCCTAGAGTGCTTAATGCAAGATATTTCAATATTCTGAACTCCCGAAAGTACTCCTATTGTCACTGCTTTCGAGAGTGGGCGTCCCTTCAGCTGGCATGCATCACAGGGGTCAGCTAGAGGGCAGTTCAAAGACAAGAATGAGAGGCAAAGCCTGGAACTCACTGCTACTCCGCTTATCCGCTGGTACCTTTTAATTAGAGACAGTCGAGGGCACAGCTGCCTTCCCAACAGACACTAAAGTTGGGAGCCTGCGGCCTCCAAGGCTGGATGAGAAAGAACAAGCCCCTGGCTCTGCCATCCCCTGCGCCAAGGAGGCCACacaccaccaccaaccaccacCAGACACACAGTGAGCACGGGACACGGAAAACTGAGCTGACAACCGCCAACAGGAAAGTACAGCCTAGATCTAGAAAGCACAAagatgaggggaaaaaacaacTGACAGCAAACACCTAAGTCAGCAGGGAACGCTACACAGACGCAGTCACAAGGACGGCGGGAGAGAGACAGAACGCTGGACAGGACAGTGCTGCTGCACAGGGCCAGCGCGAGGCGGGACTTACTCATCGTTTTACACACAGCCATACAATAATCCTCAGACTCAAAATTGTTCCTGTTGCCGCCGCAGCCGCCATATATAAAGCGCACGCACTTTCCCTTGGAGAGGTCGAAGTACCAACGAGGCATCACGGCCCGGCAGGGCCCCGTCATCGCCTCCTGGGAGCAGACAGCTGTGTGAAAATGGTCAAGTGTCAGCAGGACAGAGGCAGTTGCTTCAAATGCTTCAAAATGCTACAGGCCGGcaaggggtgggatggggtgaggggaggcccAAGCTGGGGCTGAGCCTGGCTAACCGAACTCCCCAACTCAGGCCAGTCATTTCTGAGGCAGCAGTTATTTCCCATGTAATAAAGACGTTTAGGAAccgaaataaattttatttcgcACTGCCTGGAGTCTAGATTGAAGTTTAGGCTGACACAGAGAAATTCTTTGTCTCACAGCTCTGTGAGGCTCACATTTCTGATCTGTAAAGTGGATATTTGCCTGGTTCGTCCATTTTGGTGGTTTCAAGGACCAAAAGAGATAATGCTGGTGGAAAGACTGTTTTAAGTGGTGATACCCGTACTAAAGACTAACGCACCTAGAAAGGACaagtgttttccatttttatgttctCTAAGGTGAATTGTAAACTTCTAGACTAGTTAAGTAATTTCCCTCCAGTTGAGTCCAAATAATTCTTCAAATCTTAATTGGTTTCAAATATACCGTCAGCAGGAAGCTGTATATAAATGGCTCTGGAActatcaccttttctttttttataataattgGCAAGATGAAAAAAACCACAGGCCCCGATTTATTTCCAGTAGGTCATTAAATGTCACCCTCCTAGCTACAAACATctggacaaaaagaaaaaccaggaaaGTTATGTCCATTctaggaggtggggtcttgcgTGGTACTAAAGAGTACACCTTTGCTTGCAGAGAACACTTCAGGCTAAATGTGAAGAATCCTGCTGAAGGGCGGGGATCAGGTTGTCTCTTTTATTCACTAGTCCCcgttttctaatttaatctttaaaatgcaaactctGTTTTTCTAATTCAATTCTGCATCTCTCCCTGGATGTGCCTGCCTGCCCACTGCGAAGACAGCACACCGCACCGGAGAGCGGAATTCACCTCCAGCGCAGAGGCAGCACCTTTCCTTCTGTGACGGACTTACCTGCAATAAGCAACACAAAAGTCTAAGTAAATAATTACCATGTGGATTTTAAAGCCGTGGCTTCACATCGGGTTACCTTTAACATCATGAGCAATCTCCTTGTCTGAAATAGCACTATCGCTGCTGGGTTCAGTCGGGTTCTCCTCATTGTAATCATCTCCTTTAAAAGTGTCGTAGTAGTAATCACGGTCTTCTACCacttcctccccttcttcctcatcCTCGTCATCCTCATCCACAGCTGCTTCTGTGAAGTCTTCCAGATCTGCTTCGGTAGGAAATTCACTAAAGGCCAcaatagaaaaaaggaagggtAATACCTCCTATGCACAAAGCACAACAATGGTTCCCCTTCCCTATTCTGaaacacaaaaacagagacaggaAATAAGCTCAACTCACATTTAACTGTGACACTAGAGCCCTCAGCTCAGCTACATCAGCAAAAGAGAAGAGTTAGTGGACACAGACTGCATTAACCTGCAGAAATAATGCCGGCCAGTATGACGCAAAACTGAAAGTCACAGGTACTCCTGTGACCGGCTGTGGCTACAATGAAACACAAGCTGAATCAACTCTACCATAACAAGGGAATGCCCACCTTATCCAGAAGTAAGGGGCTAGCAGCCAACAGCCACTTTTACACAATAGGCAAAATGATTTCACAGCTCAGGACAAGAGCTACCTTTTATAAATATCATAGtcttcctcttcatcttcctcctcttcctcttcctcctcttcctcctcttcttttgaCACAGTAGATTCAATAATCTTTGTCTGAGGGCAGCACACGTATTCAGTGCCATGGAACTGGTCTACCCCACAAGGTAGCAGCATGCCATAGCTATATAAGGTCATTCCCTGAGTCAGACATGCCTAAAAGAAACCCAGACCACATCAGAACATGCTCACAGTAAATCTGGTCAAATAGTCCCTGATCCCTTAGCCAAAAGAAACCTGTAACAAATCACTAGGTAATGCTTTCTCTCTTATGACACACAACATTTCTGTCAAAAAAATTGTTCTATTATTTTAAGATGtatacattttccttattttttattttatttaattttttttttttttttttttttagtttctacatATAGCATTGAAAAATTTTACTTAACTTATAATAGGGAAACATCATCTGGCCCCAAAACATTGAAACactaaacttgaaaaaaattgaagggaGTTTCTTCCGGTTATTATCAATACTAGTTAAAGGTGGTCAGCGCTAATTTACACTGCCCACTGGTGTGGGCACACTCAGCCAGAAGAGTCAAATGGCATCTGATCCTGTCTGAATGTATGTACATACCCGGAATTTCTGTAGTTGGCTATTTCCACACAGTCCCTGGGGTTTAGGATGACCTTGTTGGGAGCGCTGCTGGCAGCACACAGTATTCGTGCTCAACAAACTAtttaatatcctttttaaaaaaaatttaattttttctttcaacttgaCCAGGATAAAATATCCTTAACTTTAGAGGCTAGACTGTCAGTGCTACACTTCCCTATGCAAATATATATtcctctccaaaatatttttaatttagaatataGAATAGTAAACTTTAAGGAGATAAAGGGTAAACAAAGACAATTAATAAAAGCATGGTGAGATTTGGAGAAAATGCTACTTTCTCTCCTAACAGACACAACACTTGACTGTTCCCGCGCGTCGTCTCACCTCTTTCACTACGGTGTGCCAGTGCTGGTGATTCTCACACACCTCCATCCGCTCTTTGTGGAAAAACTGGCATTTTTCTGGAACTAGCAGAACATCACTTACAAATTCACCCACTAAAAGAGAGAACTTCTGTCAGAAGCAAATCTCATCATGATTCAAGATAATAACGACCCTGACTACAGACTACTATGACAGTTACATAGCCAGGACAACACAGGGACAGTCTCCAATGTATATAAGCAGATGTACATCTCCTATCTTCAAAGGCCAACTGGACAGTACAGCTCTAGCCAAGCAGCCACAAGAACTCACCATTCCATCAGAGCCCCAATGCTAGGGCCTTCCTAATGTTCCCTGCCCACAATTCCTTGTAGTCCCACGGTAGGGCTAGATCGACACGTGACAGGAAGAGTATGAATAGGAACCCCTGCTTCACGACCACCTCAAACACACACAGAAGCCACTCTCTGTGCCTCTGAGCTCACAGGAAGAACACATACTCCTAGCCTCCCACTTCCCTACTTCTGCCCACCCCTGTTCTAACAACACAAGGCCCAGAAAACTAAGACTGGGTGTTCTACTTAAGTATagatgagtctttttttttttttttccttctttctctttctctcccctagATGAGTCTTTCTTTAGATAAACCACCATCATAATAATAGATTCAGGTACGAATCATCAATGTATGATTAATTACAAAGGGGCA
Encoded proteins:
- the APLP2 gene encoding amyloid beta precursor like protein 2 isoform X19, with the protein product MEVCENHQHWHTVVKEACLTQGMTLYSYGMLLPCGVDQFHGTEYVCCPQTKIIESTVSKEEEEEEEEEEEEDEEEDYDIYKSEFPTEADLEDFTEAAVDEDDEDEEEGEEVVEDRDYYYDTFKGDDYNEENPTEPSSDSAISDKEIAHDVKAVCSQEAMTGPCRAVMPRWYFDLSKGKCVRFIYGGCGGNRNNFESEDYCMAVCKTMIPPTPLPTNDVDVYFETSADDNEHARFQKAKEQLEIRHRNRMDRVKKEWEEAELQAKNLPKAERQTLIQHFQAMVKALEKEAASEKQQLVETHLARVEAMLNDRRRMALENYLAALQSDPPRPHRILQALRRYVRAENKDRLHTIRHYQHVLAVDPEKAAQMKSQVMTHLHVIEERRNQSLSLLYKVPYVAQEIQEEIDELLQEQRADMDQFTASISETPVDVRVSSEESEEIPLFHPFPPVPENEDTQPELYHPMKKGSAVGEQDGALIGAEEKVINSKNKVDENMVIDETLDVKEMIFNAERVGGLEEEPESVGPLREDFSLSSSALIGLLVIAVAIATVIVISLVLLRKRQYGTISHGIVEVDPMLTPEERHLNKMQNHGYENPTYKYLEQMQI
- the APLP2 gene encoding amyloid beta precursor like protein 2 isoform X11, with translation MAATGTAAAAATGRLLVLLLVGLTAPVAALAGYVEALAANAGTGFAVAEPQIAMFCGKLNMHVNIQTGKWEPDPTGTKSCFGTKEEVLQYCQEMYPELQITNVMEANQPVSIDNWCRRDKKQCKSHIVIPFKCLVGEFVSDVLLVPEKCQFFHKERMEVCENHQHWHTVVKEACLTQGMTLYSYGMLLPCGVDQFHGTEYVCCPQTKIIESTVSKEEEEEEEEEEEEDEEEDYDIYKSEFPTEADLEDFTEAAVDEDDEDEEEGEEVVEDRDYYYDTFKGDDYNEENPTEPSSDSAISDKEIAHDVKAVCSQEAMTGPCRAVMPRWYFDLSKGKCVRFIYGGCGGNRNNFESEDYCMAVCKTMIPPTPLPTNDVDVYFETSADDNEHARFQKAKEQLEIRHRNRMDRVKKEWEEAELQAKNLPKAERQTLIQHFQAMVKALEKEAASEKQQLVETHLARVEAMLNDRRRMALENYLAALQSDPPRPHRILQALRRYVRAENKDRLHTIRHYQHVLAVDPEKAAQMKSQVMTHLHVIEERRNQSLSLLYKVPYVAQEIQEEIGSAVGEQDGALIGAEEKVINSKNKVDENMVIDETLDVKEMIFNAERVGGLEEEPESVGPLREDFSLSSSALIGLLVIAVAIATVIVISLVLLRKRQYGTISHGIVEVDPMLTPEERHLNKMQNHGYENPTYKYLEQMQI
- the APLP2 gene encoding amyloid beta precursor like protein 2 isoform X20 — protein: MEVCENHQHWHTVVKEACLTQGMTLYSYGMLLPCGVDQFHGTEYVCCPQTKIIESTVSKEEEEEEEEEEEEDEEEDYDIYKSEFPTEADLEDFTEAAVDEDDEDEEEGEEVVEDRDYYYDTFKGDDYNEENPTEPSSDSAISDKEIAHDVKAVCSQEAMTGPCRAVMPRWYFDLSKGKCVRFIYGGCGGNRNNFESEDYCMAVCKTMIPPTPLPTNDVDVYFETSADDNEHARFQKAKEQLEIRHRNRMDRVKKEWEEAELQAKNLPKAERQTLIQHFQAMVKALEKEAASEKQQLVETHLARVEAMLNDRRRMALENYLAALQSDPPRPHRILQALRRYVRAENKDRLHTIRHYQHVLAVDPEKAAQMKSQVMTHLHVIEERRNQSLSLLYKVPYVAQEIQEEIDELLQEQRADMDQFTASISETPVDVRVSSEESEEIPLFHPFPPVPENEGSAVGEQDGALIGAEEKVINSKNKVDENMVIDETLDVKEMIFNAERVGGLEEEPESVGPLREDFSLSSSALIGLLVIAVAIATVIVISLVLLRKRQYGTISHGIVEVDPMLTPEERHLNKMQNHGYENPTYKYLEQMQI
- the APLP2 gene encoding amyloid beta precursor like protein 2 isoform X14, giving the protein MAATGTAAAAATGRLLVLLLVGLTAPVAALAGYVEMYPELQITNVMEANQPVSIDNWCRRDKKQCKSHIVIPFKCLVGEFVSDVLLVPEKCQFFHKERMEVCENHQHWHTVVKEACLTQGMTLYSYGMLLPCGVDQFHGTEYVCCPQTKIIESTVSKEEEEEEEEEEEEDEEEDYDIYKSEFPTEADLEDFTEAAVDEDDEDEEEGEEVVEDRDYYYDTFKGDDYNEENPTEPSSDSAISDKEIAHDVKAVCSQEAMTGPCRAVMPRWYFDLSKGKCVRFIYGGCGGNRNNFESEDYCMAVCKTMIPPTPLPTNDVDVYFETSADDNEHARFQKAKEQLEIRHRNRMDRVKKEWEEAELQAKNLPKAERQTLIQHFQAMVKALEKEAASEKQQLVETHLARVEAMLNDRRRMALENYLAALQSDPPRPHRILQALRRYVRAENKDRLHTIRHYQHVLAVDPEKAAQMKSQVMTHLHVIEERRNQSLSLLYKVPYVAQEIQEEIDELLQEQRADMDQFTASISETPVDVRVSSEESEEIPLFHPFPPVPENEGSAVGEQDGALIGAEEKVINSKNKVDENMVIDETLDVKEMIFNAERVGGLEEEPESVGPLREDFSLSSSALIGLLVIAVAIATVIVISLVLLRKRQYGTISHGIVEVDPMLTPEERHLNKMQNHGYENPTYKYLEQMQI